From the Diadema setosum unplaced genomic scaffold, eeDiaSeto1 scaffold_55, whole genome shotgun sequence genome, one window contains:
- the LOC140245900 gene encoding alpha-2,8-sialyltransferase 8B-like has translation MDMRFSTNRQKIAQLNQTTNMRERWNCHTCAIIGNSGVLINSKCGHLIDSSDLVMRMNLAPFGGEFASDVGSKVSLMTLNTAQYRHLTHCMDNYGNITLDGLPRLCSRLLKGLSRMNGSVLWYFGSMAHNNRLKTALAMLRDFYNLHFGFAYSPAEIKSEIQSEVLKLSFPSSGVSVYAAATHFCSRIQLFGFFPFYKDPTNRTLFRHYYEHAKINYTTNKHEMPDEFKIFLRLDEKGALRIVNDCAGRWNNNFLRERLKHKEHLKGDELDDLNDRF, from the exons ATGGATATGCGATTCTCGACTAACCGTCAAAAGATAGCGCAACTCAACCAGACTACCAACATGAGGGAAAGGTGGAACTGTCATACATGTGCTATCATTGGCAACTCTGGTGTGCTAATAAACAGTAAGTGCGGCCACCTTATCGACAGCTCCGATCTTGTAATGCGAATGAATCTGGCGCCGTTTGGTGGCGAGTTCGCTTCCGACGTCGGTTCGAAAGTCAGTTTAATGACGTTGAATACCGCACAATACAGGCACCTGACACACTGTATGGACAACTACGGCAACATCACTCTCGACGGGTTACCACGCTTATGTTCGAGACTACTAAAAGGCTTAAGCCGCATGAACGGCAGCGTCCTATGGTATTTCGGGTCTATGGCCCACAACAATCGGCTGAAAACAGCGCTGGCGATGTTGCGCGATTTCTACAATCTCCACTTCGGTTTCGCCTACAGCCCGGCAGAGATCAAGAGTGAAATTCAAAGTGA AGTCCTTAAATTGAGCTTTCCAAGTAGCGGCGTGTCGGTTTACGCGGCAGCGACTCACTTCTGTTCTCGAATCCAGCTCTTCGGGTTTTTTCCGTTCTACAAAGACCCGACAAATCGCACCTTGTTTAGGCATTACTACGAACACGCCAAGATCAACTACACGACCAACAAGCATGAAATGCCGGATGAGTTCAAAATCTTCCTCAGATTGGACGAGAAGGGCGCCCTCCGCATCGTAAACGACTGCGCCGGAAGATGGAATAACAACTTTCTTAGGGAAAGATTGAAGCACAAGGAGCACTTGAAAGGGGACGAGTTGGATGACTTAAATGATaggttttga